The Coffea arabica cultivar ET-39 chromosome 3c, Coffea Arabica ET-39 HiFi, whole genome shotgun sequence genome contains a region encoding:
- the LOC113734044 gene encoding uncharacterized protein, protein MPAKMNMFSNLTMLTLLMTFKVQADLQTVAHIIDACPLLDLLHLLARSPRYIEQRGGTWPCRHHSHLKGVAFDGFRGTRYEIEFASYVLQTAAALEKMCIYSKYGTFNEHFRWQDHVDYVMKNEGRRLIYKQLVGQALSGKVELIIE, encoded by the exons ATGCCTGCTAAGATGAATATGTTCAGCAACCTTACGATGTTAACCTTGTTGATGACGTTCAAGGTTCAAGCTGATTTGCAAACTGTTGCTCATATTATTGATGCCTGCCCACTTTTAGACCTACTTCATCTCTTG GCAAGATCCCCTCGTTACATTGAACAGAGAGGAGGAACGTGGCCTTGTAGGCATCACAGTCACCTTAAAGGAGTGGCATTTGATGGTTTTCGTGGAACGAGATACGAGATAGAATTTGCTTCTTATGTGCTGCAAACTGCTGCAGCACTTGAAAAAATGTGTATTTATTCTAAATATGGAACTTTTAATGAACATTTTAGATGGCAAGACCATGTAGATTATGTGATGAAGAATGAGGGGCGCCGGTTGATATACAAACAACTAGTGGGGCAAGCCCTCTCTGGTAAAGTGGAGTTAATCatcgagtga
- the LOC113734051 gene encoding uncharacterized protein isoform X1, protein MQMIPMHLIRGVEAEKLIGVSALDMFEAADDEVMCCSILMHRYLNLEIVQLCSQTFKLYHRVACRIELTRLLCYFKRSSDVINKVTCTKYAVVACYPV, encoded by the exons ATGCAGATGATCCCTATGCATTTGATTAGAG GTGTCGAAGCTGAGAAGCTGATTGGTGTTAGCGCGCTTGACATGTTTGAGGCTGCTGACGATGAGGTTATGTGTTGCTCTATTCTCATGCATAGATACCTGAACTTGGAGATTGTTCAACTATGTAgccag ACCTTTAAGTTGTACCATCGTGTGGCTTGTCGAATTGAACTGACCAGGCTCCTATGCTATTTCAAGCGTTCATCCGATGTGATCAACAAAGTGACATGCACTAAATACGCTGTTGTTGCTTGCTACCCAGTTTAG
- the LOC113735345 gene encoding uncharacterized protein produces the protein MDIFRSVSAEDPSPPSSPKTSSDPSYNSETTPSSPSNSQSQNPNPNPQISSVTTTSSWATFGSSFFKSVASKSESVIRNYRNDLEEFSSGLRKETTVIREAARRAVENLPGRLESGAAVAQTSLESVGQVIDDLGGAVSGIIIHGKDSIFHPNDGDFDASDVELVESGDGNGVNKQNLKPYSRIDALIRAMQCDIKTYCEEPEEVGEYEEWKKGFLIDEKIGEIEDLVDENGVIGEIYDEVVPGKVDRETFWSRYFYRVYRVKKAEEARVKLVRRAIEGEDEEDLSWDVDDDEEDGDSGFKSREELKKEIEETEKELANGDKKRSSVSEDSVEGRLEDGKSDRGSSTGKNDISDFSLVSSQRSSHEEEEIGWDDIEDIGSDDDTKVAARGGPNNADLQKLSTAAEKEEQLPWDTEDDDEPARS, from the coding sequence ATGGATATCTTCAGATCAGTATCTGCTGAGGACCCATCTCCGCCTTCATCTCCCAAGACCTCCTCCGATCCGAGCTATAATTCCGAAACTACCCCTTCCTCACCGTCAAATTCCCAATcccaaaaccctaaccctaacccccAAATTTCATCCGTCACAACAACGAGCTCCTGGGCAACCTTCGGCTCCTCCTTTTTCAAATCCGTTGCCTCCAAATCTGAATCCGTAATCAGAAATTACCGCAACGATCTCGAGGAATTCAGTTCCGGCTTGAGAAAAGAAACCACCGTCATCCGTGAAGCCGCCAGACGCGCTGTTGAAAACCTTCCCGGTCGGCTCGAATCTGGGGCCGCAGTCGCTCAAACTTCCCTTGAATCTGTCGGCCAAGTGATTGATGACCTCGGTGGAGCTGTTTCCGGGATTATTATTCATGGCAAAGACTCCATTTTTCACCCTAATGATGGTGATTTTGATGCTTCTGATGTTGAATTAGTTGAAAGTGGTGATGGGAATGGCGTAAATAAGCAAAATTTGAAACCTTATAGTAGAATTGATGCATTGATTAGAGCCATGCAATGTGATATAAAGACGTATTGCGAGGAGCCTGAGGAGGTAGGGGAGTATGAGGAGTGGAAAAAGggctttttgattgatgaaaagATTGGTGAGATTGAGGATTTGGTTGACGAAAATGGTGTTATTGGGGAGATTTATGATGAGGTCGTTCCGGGGAAGGTCGATCGCGAGACCTTTTGGAGTAGGTATTTTTATCGAGTTTACAGGGTTAAGAAAGCAGAGGAGGCAAGGGTGAAGCTCGTGAGGAGAGCGATCGAGGGAGAGGATGAGGAGGATTTGAGTTGGGAtgttgatgatgatgaggaggatGGGGACAGTGGGTTTAAGTCGAGAGAGGAGTtgaagaaagaaattgaagagaCCGAGAAGGAATTGGCTAATGGAGATAAGAAGAGATCAAGTGTGTCTGAAGACAGTGTTGAAGGAAGATTGGAGGATGGGAAGTCAGACAGGGGGAGTTCAACAGGGAAGAACGATATTAGTGATTTCTCTTTAGTTTCAAGCCAAAGATCCTCACATGAGGAAGAAGAGATTGGGTGGGATGACATTGAAGATATTGGAAGTGATGATGATACCAAGGTCGCCGCAAGAGGCGGTCCAAATAATGCTGATCTGCAGAAGCTATCGACTGCCGCTGAGAAAGAGGAACAGTTGCCTTGGGATACTGAGGATGATGACGAACCTGCTAGGTCATGA
- the LOC113734047 gene encoding uncharacterized protein — MGRPPSFFTNLCIRRTPNTHFQNPNSQIRNRNNSNTSKSSAGNGEFVQNLDANVVKIHDFKPQGFTEIAKAVSKIIRSRPRWEETILSEFPTVNFVDPSFYNEVLKHQNNVFLSLRFYYWISSQHGFLPDSVLCTVIFNGLVEAKAAKIAQNFLGFMRFMPEPNDLERYAECLCENGLIEDALEVFDYLKWVNYCPTLKTWNSALSGALQARRADIVWKVYGNMIESGVIADVDTTGYLIDAFCIDDNVWKGYELLRQVVNGGHFPSSVVSNQLIRVFSKSGNYSRMSDVLHIMIAMNQPPGIFTYQEVIYGLCKRNMKHEAFRVFNDLKDRGYAPDRVMYTTMIHGLCKMKWLGDARRLWLEMIQKGMIPNEYTYNALIYGYFKIGNLAEAERLSKEMCEIGYGETTVSYNTMIKGLCLNGKVEAAHDLFQQMAERNVACDVITFNSLIQGFCQEGNIAMGTKLLHDLINRGLQPSTASYTVLIEKLCEMGHVEEGTVLWKDMQERGVLPAVCSHDSIIVGLVEQGFLAEGMEWLSNMLESRRRPRQETFERLIHCLSEADKWGDALFVLGSMLKMGYTLNECICLSVVGKLCNDNPSGVEKCIEDVLRTANAS, encoded by the coding sequence ATGGGAAGGCCTCCTTCATTTTTCACTAATCTCTGCATCCGCCGGACCCCGAATACCCATTTCCAAAATCCTAATAGTCAAATCCGAAACCGAAACAATAGTAATACCAGTAAAAGCAGTGCTGGGAATGGAGAATTCGTGCAAAATTTAGATGCAAATGTGGTTAAAATTCATGACTTTAAACCGCAGGGTTTTACTGAGATAGCCAAAGCGGTATCCAAGATTATCCGCAGCCGACCCCGATGGGAGGAAACCATTCTTTCAGAATTTCCAACTGTGAATTTTGTTGATCCCAGCTTCTACAATGAGGTCTTGAAGCACCAAAATAATGTATTTCTGTCTCTCCGATTTTACTATTGGATTAGTTCTCAACATGGGTTCTTGCCAGATTCTGTCTTGTGTACTGTGATTTTTAATGGACTTGTGGAGGCCAAGGCTGctaaaattgcacaaaatttcCTTGGTTTTATGAGATTTATGCCGGAGCCCAATGACCTGGAGCGTTATGCAGAGTGCCTTTGTGAAAATGGATTGATTGAGGATGCTCTTGaggtatttgattatttgaagtgGGTAAACTACTGCCCCACATTGAAGACATGGAATTCAGCGTTGTCGGGTGCACTTCAGGCAAGAAGGGCTGATattgtttggaaagtttatgggaATATGATCGAAAGTGGTGTTATCGCAGATGTGGATACTACTGGATACTTGATTGATGCTTTTTGCATAGATGATAATGTTTGGAAGGGTTATGAACTTCTTCGCCAAGTTGTGAACGGTGGTCATTTTCCTTCTAGTGTCGTTTCTAATCAATTGATACGTGTATTCAGTAAGAGTGGGAATTATTCAAGAATGTCAGATGTACTGCACATTATGATTGCGATGAATCAGCCCCCAGGTATATTTACTTATCAGGAAGTTATCTATGGGCTATGCAAGAGAAATATGAAACATGAGGCTTTTCGAGTTTTTAATGATCTCAAGGATAGAGGATATGCTCCAGATCGGGTAATGTACACCACAATGATTCATGGCCTTTGCAAAATGAAATGGCTAGGAGATGCTCGGAGGTTGTGGCTTGAAATGATACAAAAGGGTATGATTCCTAATGAGTATACATACAATGCTCTcatttatgggtattttaagATTGGTAATCTAGCAGAAGCTGAGAGGCTTTCTAAGGAAATGTGCGAAATTGGTTATGGTGAGACCACTGTGAGTTACAACACCATGATTAAGGGCCTTTGCTTGAATGGGAAAGTAGAAGCAGCTCATGACTTGTTCCAACAAATGGCTGAGAGAAATGTTGCCTGTGATGTCATCACATTCAACTCTCTGATTCAGGGCTTCTGCCAGGAAGGTAATATAGCTATGGGAACAAAGCTTTTACATGATCTTATAAATAGGGGTTTGCAACCATCAACTGCCTCGTATACAGTGCTAATTGAAAAACTTTGTGAGATGGGGCATGTTGAGGAAGGTACAGTACTCTGGAAAGATATGCAAGAAAGGGGTGTGTTACCCGCTGTCTGTAGTCATGATTCAATCATTGTTGGACTGGTTGAGCAAGGCTTTCTTGCTGAGGGGATGGAGTGGCTGAGCAATATGCTAGAGAGTCGGCGCAGACCACGGCAGGAAACTTTTGAGAGACTGATTCACTGTCTTTCTGAAGCAGATAAGTGGGGTGATGCCTTGTTTGTTTTGGGTAGTATGCTGAAGATGGGGTATACCCTGAATGAGTGCATTTGCCTTTCTGTTGTGGGCAAACTCTGCAATGATAATCCCAGTGGTGTTGAGAAATGTATAGAGGATGTCCTTAGAACAGCAAATGCTTCGTAG
- the LOC113734045 gene encoding uncharacterized protein isoform X2: MVTLLPVDSEVGESAHCCTFEECAGQGAVPSCSELGNSESLIGIPSLVCATCSQYNTSDEEDNRRKLDLPYSKIVSPVLSWCREVKSLIATMDGPQTQRLLEQVAKEMLIHGFAGFHLLKGYNRKWKCSQQVFLYGDRKDFPW; the protein is encoded by the exons ATGGTGACCCTTCTCCCAGTTGATTCTGAAGTCGGAGAGTCCGCTCATTGTTGCACTTTTGAAGAATGCGCCGGTCAAGGAG CCGTTCCATCATGTTCGGAGCTTGGAAATTCTGAATCTTTAATT GGGATTCCTTCCTTAGTTTGTGCCACATGCTCCCAATACAACACTTCTGATGAAGAAGACAATCGTCGTAAACTAG ATTTACCATATTCCAAGATTGTCTCTCCCGTCCTGTCATGGTGCAGGGAGGTGAAGTCGCTGATT GCTACAATGGATGGTCCTCAGACGCAGAGGTTGCTGGAGCAAGTTGCTAAGGAAATGCTGATTCATGGTTTTGCTGGCTTTCACTTGTTAAAAGGCTACAACCGAAAATGGAAATGCAGCCAGCAGGTCTTCCTTTACGGGGATCGCAAAGATTTTCCATGGTGA
- the LOC140038167 gene encoding protein NRT1/ PTR FAMILY 8.1-like, with protein MSAKTVVVFNLGSSPIPQKKYSFFNWFFFAINMGALLGITLLVLVYVQVKKGWSWGFAVPTVAMFCSIVILVVGFSKYRYQKPMGSAFTRFVQVIVASMRNHFKGVKFEPGVWLYEVPTENSDIFGARKLLHTE; from the coding sequence ATGAGTGCCAAAACCGTCGTTGTCTTCAACCTTGGGTCCTCCCCAATTCCTCAAAAGAagtattcatttttcaattggttttTCTTTGCCATTAACATGGGTGCACTCTTGGGTATTACTCTTCTAGTTCTAGTTTACGTGCAAGTGAAGAAGGGCTGGAGCTGGGGATTTGCGGTTCCAACTGTGGCAATGTTTTGCTCTATCGTTATCTTGGTCGTGGGCTTCTCAAAATATCGTTACCAAAAGCCAATGGGAAGTGCCTTTACTAGATTTGTTCAAGTCATTGTGGCTTCTATGAGGAACCACTTTAAAGGGGTCAAATTTGAACCAGGAGTTTGGCTTTATGAGGTCCCGACTGAAAATTCTGATATATTTGGTGCTCGAAAGCTTCTTCACACTGAATAA
- the LOC113734051 gene encoding uncharacterized protein isoform X2, whose translation MQMIPMHLIRGVEAEKLIGVSALDMFEAADDETFKLYHRVACRIELTRLLCYFKRSSDVINKVTCTKYAVVACYPV comes from the exons ATGCAGATGATCCCTATGCATTTGATTAGAG GTGTCGAAGCTGAGAAGCTGATTGGTGTTAGCGCGCTTGACATGTTTGAGGCTGCTGACGATGAG ACCTTTAAGTTGTACCATCGTGTGGCTTGTCGAATTGAACTGACCAGGCTCCTATGCTATTTCAAGCGTTCATCCGATGTGATCAACAAAGTGACATGCACTAAATACGCTGTTGTTGCTTGCTACCCAGTTTAG
- the LOC113734045 gene encoding uncharacterized protein isoform X1 — MVTLLPVDSEVGESAHCCTFEECAGQGANLLSSAVPSCSELGNSESLIGIPSLVCATCSQYNTSDEEDNRRKLDLPYSKIVSPVLSWCREVKSLIATMDGPQTQRLLEQVAKEMLIHGFAGFHLLKGYNRKWKCSQQVFLYGDRKDFPW, encoded by the exons ATGGTGACCCTTCTCCCAGTTGATTCTGAAGTCGGAGAGTCCGCTCATTGTTGCACTTTTGAAGAATGCGCCGGTCAAGGAG cAAATCTTTTATCTTCAGCCGTTCCATCATGTTCGGAGCTTGGAAATTCTGAATCTTTAATT GGGATTCCTTCCTTAGTTTGTGCCACATGCTCCCAATACAACACTTCTGATGAAGAAGACAATCGTCGTAAACTAG ATTTACCATATTCCAAGATTGTCTCTCCCGTCCTGTCATGGTGCAGGGAGGTGAAGTCGCTGATT GCTACAATGGATGGTCCTCAGACGCAGAGGTTGCTGGAGCAAGTTGCTAAGGAAATGCTGATTCATGGTTTTGCTGGCTTTCACTTGTTAAAAGGCTACAACCGAAAATGGAAATGCAGCCAGCAGGTCTTCCTTTACGGGGATCGCAAAGATTTTCCATGGTGA
- the LOC113734043 gene encoding BI1-like protein, protein MDLYGAKSTKDDYAVDLEAGDLLYPGIGYGENQLRWGFIRKVYGILAAQIVLTTLVSALIVLYDPINQLLRGNSILLLFLCFLPFVLLWPLHVYQQKHPLNLVFLGLFTASLSLTVGVSCANTDGRIVLEALILTSAVVVGLTGYTFWAAKKGKDFSFLGPILFTSLVVLLLTSFLQMFFPLGSTSTAVFSAFGAIVFSGYVVYDTENLIKRFTYDEYIWASVNLYLDILNLFLTILQMLRQGDN, encoded by the exons ATGGACTTGTACGGAGCGAAGAGCACGAAGGACGATTATGCGGTTGACCTAGAGGCCGGAGATTTGCTGTACCCTGGGATCGGCTACGGCGAGAATCAGCTCCGATGGGGATTCATTCGCAAAGTCTACGGCATCCTTGCCGCTCAGATCGTCCTCACCACCCTCGTCTCTGCCTTAATTGTGCTTTATGATCCCATCAACCAACTTCTCCGCGGCAATTCGATCCTTTTGCTGTTCCTCTGCTTTCTCCCCTTCGTCC TTTTGTGGCCGTTGCACGTGTATCAGCAAAAGCATCCACTGAATCTTGTTTTCCTTGGGCTTTTTACTGCTTCTCTAAGTCTGACAGTTGGAGTAAGCTGTGCTAATACCGATG GGAGAATTGTGCTTGAAGCTCTGATCTTGACATCAGCCGTAGTTGTAGGCTTGACTGGATACACTTTCTGGGCTGCCAAGAAGGGCAAAGATTTTAGTTTCCTTGGACCAATCTTGTTCACCAGCCTTGTAGTACTCCTACTGACTAGCTTTCTCCAG ATGTTCTTCCCACTGGGATCAACTTCTACTGCTGTTTTCAGTGCATTTGGTGCTATAGTTTTCTCTGGATACGTAGTTTATGACACGGAGAACCTAATCAAGCGTTTCACATATGATGAGTATATCTGGGCATCGGTCAACCTTTACCTGGACATCCTCAACCTGTTCCTTACCATCCTGCAAATGCTCAGACAGGGTGACAACTAG
- the LOC113734048 gene encoding protein FAR1-RELATED SEQUENCE 7-like, translated as MSREELGNAITVRGKPIALMVVKANGHRDDEGESKLEPHVGLEFDSAEDAQEFYNLYATQVGFRIRIGQLYRSRVDGSVISRRFVCSKEGFQTNSRTGCPAFIRVQKADSGKWVLANINKEHNHELELPGEICPSRIQRKSLPNPRTTAVISTRTGIRSHEEEGPSGVVDAKRLKHDEFRGEPADEPYKGLEFTSANEAYQFYCTFAASTGFRVRIGQLFRSKHDGSITSRRFVCSKEGHQHPSRVGCGAFMRIQRQETGRWVVDRLQKEHNHEFDTATDASQRTTSVTKGFREEVISGLENLDLVETNGGLSLVKRGRESNIGSDWYNVLLEYFQSRQAEDTGFFYAVEIDNGKAMSIFWADARSRFSCTQFGDAIVFDTGYRRGSYSMPFASFVGVNHHRQPVLLGCALIADESEESFTWVFQAWLRAMSGRCPVSIIADQDKAITYSIANIFPGTHHRFSSWQMLAKEQENLGALLSLNSEFKYEFEACISQSQTASEFDSAWNVLINNYNLKESTWLKEMYRMRKSWVPLYIKGTFFAGIPVDGSIKSYFGTVLTAHTPLNEFVIRYEKAVEQRREDERKEDFNSFNLQAVLHTKDPIEEQCRRLYTIIMFKVFQKELLECYSYAGIKMNVEGAISRYIVQKCGNGDERNTVAFNASNLNISCSCKLFEFEGVLCRHALKVFQIMNIRELPSRYVLHRWTKNAKYGILRDIDSGGGSQDLKALMLWSLREEARNYIDAGAASLERYKLAFEIMQEGRRNLCWQN; from the coding sequence ATGAGCAGAGAAGAGTTAGGAAATGCTATAACTGTAAGAGGCAAACCAATAGCTCTAATGGTTGTGAAAGCAAATGGCCATAGGGATGATGAAGGAGAGTCAAAACTTGAACCTCACGTGGGGCTGGAGTTTGATTCAGCAGAAGATGCACAGGAATTTTATAATCTTTATGCCACACAAGTAGGTTTCAGAATCAGAATTGGCCAGCTTTATAGGTCCCGTGTTGATGGTTCTGTTATTTCTAGGAGATTTGTATGTTCAAAGGAGGGTTTTCAGACCAATTCAAGAACTGGTTGTCCTGCTTTCATAAGGGTGCAAAAGGCTGATTCTGGGAAATGGGTTCTTGCCAATATCAACAAGGAACATAACCATGAACTTGAACTTCCTGGTGAGATCTGCCCTTCGCGTATACAGAGGAAATCTCTTCCAAACCCCAGAACAACAGCTGTCATTTCTACTAGGACAGGAATTAGATCACATGAGGAAGAAGGTCCATCTGGTGTTGTTGATGCCAAACGACTCAAACATGATGAATTTAGAGGAGAACCAGCAGATGAACCatacaaaggtcttgagttcacTTCTGCTAATGAAGCATATCAGTTTTACTGCACGTTTGCAGCTAGTACAGGGTTCAGAGTTCGGATTGGTCAGTTATTCCGTTCTAAGCATGATGGGTCTATTACATCCCGAAGATTTGTCTGCTCAAAGGAAGGGCATCAGCACCCTTCTAGAGTAGGTTGTGGAGCATTTATGAGGATACAAAGACAAGAAACAGGAAGGTGGGTTGTTGACCGTCTTCAGAAGGAACACAATCATGAATTTGACACTGCAACTGATGCCAGTCAGAGAACAACTTCTGTGACAAAGGGATTTAGAGAAGAAGTAATCAGCGggttggaaaatttggatcTAGTTGAAACAAATGGTGGTCTTAGTCTAGTTAAAAGAGGCCGAGAAAGTAATATTGGAAGTGATTGGTACAATGTACTTCTTGAATATTTTCAGTCTCGGCAAGCAGAAGACACAGGATTTTTCTATGCAGTGGAGATAGATAATGGCAAAGCTATGAGCATCTTCTGGGCTGATGCACGGTCTAGATTTTCCTGCACTCAGTTTGGGGATGCCATCGTATTTGATACGGGATACAGGAGGGGTAGTTATTCAATGCCATTTGCATCATTTGTTGGCGTTAATCACCACCGGCAGCCAGTACTTCTTGGCTGTGCTCTAATTGCTGATGAATCTGAGGAATCATTTACTTGGGTGTTTCAAGCATGGCTTAGGGCTATGTCTGGCCGGTGTCCTGTGTCAATAATAGCTGATCAGGACAAAGCAATTACATATTCCATTGCGAATATTTTTCCTGGGACACATCATCGGTTTTCTTCATGGCAAATGCTGGCCAAGGAACAAGAAAACCTGGGAGCACTGCTGTCCTTGAACTCTGAGTTCAAATATGAATTTGAGGCTTGTATTTCACAGAGTCAGACAGCTAGCGAATTTGATTCTGCATGGAATGTTCTAATTAATAACTATAATTTGAAAGAGAGCACTTGGTTGAAGGAAATGTACAGGATGCGTAAAAGTTGGGTTCCTTTGTACATAAAGGGCACGTTCTTTGCAGGTATCCCAGTGGATGGAAGCATAAAGTCTTACTTTGGTACAGTATTGACAGCACATACTCCTCTTAATGAATTTGTTATACGTTATGAGAAAGCAGTTGAACAGCGACGTgaagatgaaagaaaagaagattttAACTCCTTTAATTTGCAGGCAGTTTTGCACACAAAAGATCCCATAGAAGAGCAGTGTCGAAGGCTTTACACAATAATAATGTTCAAAGTCTTTCAGAAGGAGCTCTTAGAATGCTATAGCTATGCTGGAATAAAGATGAATGTTGAAGGTGCTATTAGCAGGTATATAGTGCAGAAGTGTGGCAATGGGGATGAAAGGAATACTGTTGCATTTAATGCTTCAAACCTTAACATCAGTTGCAGTTGTAAACTCTTCGAATTTGAAGGCGTGCTTTGTAGACATGCATTGAAGGTGTTCCAAATTATGAACATAAGGGAACTTCCATCTCGTTATGTCTTACATAGGTGGACCAAGAACGCAAAATATGGAATACTGCGTGATATTGATTCAGGTGGTGGCTCACAGGATCTCAAGGCATTGATGCTGTGGAGTTTGAGGGAAGAAGCCCGCAATTATATTGATGCTGGAGCAGCGTCGTTAGAAAGATATAAATTGGCCTTTGAGATCATGCAGGAGGGTAGGAGAAATCTCTGTTGGCAAAATTAG
- the LOC113734050 gene encoding eukaryotic translation initiation factor 2 subunit gamma-like — protein sequence MGPKQLMEQDPGELDVSKLHPLSPEIISYQPTINIGLIGHVAHGKTTVVRAISGIRTTRFKCELERNITVRLGYANAKIYKCEDERCPRPLCYKVYGSDMVDDPPCDVPGFEKSKMKLLRHVSFVDCPGHEIFMTRMLSGATVMDGSLLLIAANESFPQPQTLEHWSAVDLLKIQNLILLQNKVDLVQEEVARNQYQAIQKYVKGTVASNAPILPISAQLNYNMDVVCEYIMKKISVPVRDFVSPPQMIVIRSFDVNKPGCEVLELKGGVVGGSITKGVLKVNQIIELRPGILGKDASGNLRCSPIYTRVASLHSEQNKLQIAVPGGLIGVGTTMDPALSRSDRLVGQVLGQVGTLPEVYTEIKIANTHLLSKLLGVTMNGTAQGKVGGLIKGEILLLNVSSMATGAEVLKVKDKHAKLRLKAPVCTSLGEKVVLSRRIQGHWRLIGWGVIKDGITLDILAATPDLT from the exons ATGGGTCCGAAACAGCTGATGGAACAGGATCCGGGAGAGTTGGATGTCAGCAAACTGCATCCTCTCTCTCCCGAGATAATTTCTTATCAACCAACAATAAATATTG gccTTATTGGTCATGTGGCGCATGGCAAAACGACCGTTGTAAGAGCAATCTCTGGCATCAGG ACTACCCGTTTCAAGTGTGAACTGGAGCGGAACATTACTGTTAGACTTGGATATGCAAAtgcaaaaatatataaatgtgaaGATGAGCGCTGTCCTCGGCCTCTGTGTTACAA GGTGTATGGAAGTGACATGGTTGATGATCCTCCGTGTGATGTACCCGGTTTTGAGAAATCCAAGATGAAACTGCTGAGACATGTCTCTTTTGTTGACTGCCCG GGACATGAAATATTTATGACTAGGATGCTCAGTGGGGCAACAGTAATGGATGGATCACTCCTCCTAATAGCTGCTAATGAGAGTTTCCCCCAGCCTCAAACACTTGAGCATTGGTCTGCAGTAGATCTTCTGAAAATTCAAAATCTCATCCTTCTTCAAAATAAGGTGGATCTTGTTCAGGAGGAGGTGGCCAGGAATCAATATCAAGCGATTCAGAAATATGTAAAG GGAACTGTCGCATCTAATGCACCAATACTACCAATTTCTGCCCAGTTGAATTACAACATGGATGTGGTGTGTGAATATATTATGAAAAAGATATCTGTTCCAGTTCGAGATTTTGTTTCACCGCCACAGATGATTGTGATTCGCTCGTTTGATGTTAATAAGCCTGGTTGCGAAGTTCTTGAGCTGAAAGGAGGGGTTGTAGGTGGAAGCATCACCAAG GGTGTTCTGAAGGTAAACCAAATTATTGAGCTCCGTCCAGGGATTCTGGGGAAAGATGCCAGCGGCAACTTGAGATGTAGTCCCATTTATACCAGAGTAGCTTCACTTCACTCTGAACAGAATAAACTTCAAATTGCTGTCCCTGGTGGCCTTATtggggttggcacaacaatggaTCCTGCACTGTCACGCAGTGATCGGTTGGTTGGTCAAGTTCTTGGTCAGGTCGGGACACTACCTGAAGTTTATACTGAAATCAAG ATTGCAAACACACATCTTTTGAGCAAACTTTTAGGAGTGACAATGAATGGCACGGCACAGGGAAAAGTTGGTGGTCTTATAAAGGGAGAAATTCTGCTGCTGAACGTTTCATCCATGGCAACCGGGGCTGAAGTTCTTAAAGTGAAGGATAAGCATGCAAAATTACGCCTCAAAGCACCAGTATGCACGAGTCTAGGAGAGAAGGTGGTCTTAAGTCGCCGCATACAAGGGCATTGGCGACTCATTGGTTGGGGCGTAATTAAAGATGGAATTACACTCGATATACTTGCTGCGACACCGGACCTTACATGA